In the genome of Arachis stenosperma cultivar V10309 chromosome 6, arast.V10309.gnm1.PFL2, whole genome shotgun sequence, the window ttttctatcggtaaagaaattcataaatataatcgcgttgtaagtatagcttctaaaccaacagagaatcctttcgtacaaaagttttgtttgtcacttaagcaaacccaataaaaataaataaccgaagtattcaaacctcgggtcgtcttctcaaggaattgcagggaagtatgatttattattggttatggaaaaagatatattttattttgggtctttgaaataaggaacaagtaatttaaatgcaaggaaaataaattaataattgtaaaaagctcttggcaaggtatgagaattggaagtcctatcctagttatccttatcaattgtgatgagaattggcttttgctcccatttggtcaacctctaactatgaaggtaggttaagtggataaatcaatttgattcctcaagtcctagtctttcccttggaaaggctagagttagtggaatccaaattaattagcaaggaattccaattttcagtcaacaccTCGAGTTTGATAAGTTAAGCGTCACTAATtacttaaccaaagccaaaaggaaaaattctaaattaaattgaaaacatcataaatagaataaagcaatcataaatctgaaatacctcaaactacgtttaaacataaattcaaatctaacatggaaaggttcataagctaaattaaaaagataaatatcaattaaagtaataaaataaaagtagaaaataaattaaaggaacagtgaacctgtgatgaagaagaaataatcttaaatcctaaaactaagaaaaatcctaattcctaaaacctaagagagaggagagaacctttctctctaaaaactacatctaaacctaaaattgtgtgtATGATCTGATatcttgagtctctgcatgttccctgactttaatctgtatTTATGGgtcgaaaactgggtcaaaacgcggcACGAAATCGCTCCTAGCATGTTCtgttaattctgcagatcgtgcATGTCACGTGTACAAGtcatccatgcgtgcgcgtcattcagcgtttttcttgccacgcgtacgcgtcgttcacgcgttcgcgtcatttgtgcagacTCCaattcacgcgttcgcgtcaggcacgcgagcgcgtcactaCGATTTCCTCCATTTCACGCAGTCGCATAAACCATGCATCCGCGTCGCTTCtcactggtcatctccttaatttattgtgttccttccatttttgcaagcttcctctccattctctaagccatttctgccctatgaagcctgaaacattTAACGcacagatcacgacatcgaatgatatacaagagaaattaaaatacacaatttaaagctttaggaagcaagttttcaatcatagaataaaTCCAGGAAgaaattgtaaaaccatgcaaatcatatgaaaaAGTGCGTAAAAAGCTGATAAAAAAcactcaatttagcacaagataaaccataaaatagtgttTTATCATCGGGTTAGCACTTAGTGAGTTTGAATCTGTGAAGATTCCCCTTCCAAGTTGGGACAGCACTTTGGATAGCTGAGTTTTGGTGAAGAAAGCTTAGTGGTAGATACTAGTTGAATTAGATTGTAATTCAATAGTATTGGTGATTGTAATCAgtgaattatagtaaaaatttcACCATGGTTGTGGTGGATACTGGACGTAGAATTCATGGCACTTAGAATCTGAATCAGGATACATGCTGgcctctttctcttcttcccttctaTGTTTCTGTTCTGCACAtgagacaaaacaaaaaaatctccTGCATTCTTAGCTTCCGCAAAAATAGAGCTTGAAAAGTTATTTTTGAGAAAACTTGATTCAACCCCTCCTTCTCAAGTTCCATTAGttccatcaattggtatcaggagTAAGGTCTCAAGGAGTCAAGCTTCACAGATTGGAGTAAAGATCCATGGCCAACAATATGGGTCCGAACATCATGGCGTTCACACTCACTGAAGTGTAGTCGAATAATAGACCTCCCTACTTCAATGGAAGCAACTACTCTTACTGGAAAGAGAGAATGAGAATCTTTTTGTAGTCAATCGACTACAATATTTGGAAGATTATTCTCAACGGACCAGACGTCCCAACTAAGCAAAACGCTGATGGAGAAGTTGTGGAAAAAGAAGACAATGAGTGGAcagaggaagaaaagaaaaaggttgAACTCAATTCAAAGGCAATCAACCTGATGCACTGCGCAATAAATTTTGAAGAATACAGAAAAATGTCAAAGTGTAAGACGGCTAAAGAAATATGGGACAAGCTCAGACTCACCCATGTAGGCACCAAACAAGTGAGGGAGACCAGAATTGATATACTGATGAAGGAGTATGAAATGTTCAACATGAAGGAGGAAGAGAGCATTGATCAAATGTTCGAAAGGTTCTCAATAATCATCAACAATCTGGATGCCATGGGGAAGAGCTATTCCAAAGAAACCTTGGTAAGGAAGACTTTAGGAGTCTTACTAAGATGTAGGAAGTAAAAAGCACAGCCATCTCTAAAAGAAATGATTTGATCAAAATCACATATGATGAGCTAAGAGGCAAGTTGCTAGCCTATGAGACCACTCACATGTCTCAAGACAAAGATGACAAAAAGAAAAGTGTAGCACTAAAATCAAGAATGATAGCCAAAGAAATGGAATCGGATGACATTTTCTCAGATGAAGAAATGGTGCTCTTTGCAAGAAAAATGAGAAGATTACTGAGATTCAAAAACAAAGGCAAAGAAAGTTCTTCATCCAAGGACTTCAAGAAGGATCAAGTCAAGTTCACATGCCACTACTGCAAAGAACCGAGTCACTTCAAGTCAGACTGTCCTCAGTTAAAGAAAGGCGAGAAAACAAAGAAGGACAAAAAAAAGTGATGATGGCAACATGGGAAGACTTGGAGAATGACACCAGTTTTAAAGACTCAGATCAAGAGGCTCAACTATGCTTGATGGCTGATCACGATGATGAAGATGAGGTAGATCTCTCTGACCTATCTATTGATGAATTGCACTACATTATCAAAGACATTACTATGAATTCTAAGAAACTCTTAGATAAGTATGTTAAATACAAGAAAGATAATGAGGCATTGAGAGctgaaaataattttctattGGAAAAGGTTAAGGCAACCGAAGCTTGTGATGAAAATTctttaaaagaagaaaacagTGTTTTAAGAGCTGAATTAAACAAATTCAAACTCAAGCATATGGTCACTGCCTCTACTGATTTGATTGCTGAAAATAAAAAGCTGAATGAACAAATTAAAAACCTGAATGAAAACTTAGCAAAATTTGTTCAAGGTTCCCAAAATGTTGATAAATTACTTGCTTGTCAAAGATTTTGTGGTGAAAAACCTGGACTTGGATTCAAAGAGGAAAGTAAGGCTGTTTTcaaataaaatgttaaaaaatttgaagcttcctcttccaagattttcaaacaaaaaattttcagcAAACCTTAAAAATCAATGAGCAAGAACTATTGCTACAAGTGCAATAGAAAAGGTCATGATCCTCAACAATGCTTCATCTTTCTAAGGTCTTTTGGTAATGATAGTAAATTATATAAAGTTGTTCATGATTTTAATGCTCTTAGCCAATCAAGAAGAATTCACATCAAAGGATCCAAATGGATTTGGATACCTAAAGTTAGTTGAAGAACATGCAGGTTTGCCTTACATCCAAGGAGAAATTGGACATAAGGTATCTTgatagtggatgttcaaggcatATGACCAGAAATGATACTTTCTTCATTAAACTCAACAAGTATGGTGGAGGATTTGTTACTTTCGGAGATAATGGTAAAGGTAAAATAATTGCCATTGGTAAGGTTGgcaaatatttttctatttgcATTGATAGTGTCTTTTTGGTGGATGGATTAAAGCATAATCTATTGAGCATAAGTCAATTGTGTGACCTTGGATATGCTGTAACCTTTAGAAAACTAGATTGTAGGGTCATAAATGAGAAAATAGGGGCTGTTTTATTTGTCGCAAAAAGAAGTGACAATGTTTATGGTCTCACACTAGATGATCTTAAAGTTCAAATGTGACTTGTTTCTCTTCGATGGAATCTGAAAAATGGATGTGGTATAAGAGATTAGGACGTGCTAGCATGTTTCAAATCTCTAAGCTTGTTAAAAGGGGCTTAATAAGAGGTCTTcctaaattaaatttgataaaaaggacatcacttgtgatgcttgtccAATGGGTAAACAAACAAAAACCTCTTTTAAACCCAAGGAAGATGTCTCAATTAAGAAACCATTGGAGTTGTTGCATCTTGATCTGTTTGAACTAACTAGAACTCAAAGTCTTGCTGTAAGTGCTTTATATTGAATATCAAAGAAAATTTGGGAAAATTTGATCCTAAAACACATGAAGGCATTTTTCTTGGTTATTCCACTGATAGCAAAGCTTATAGATTATATAATAAGAACTCTAAAACTGTTAAGGAGACCATGCATGTCACATTCTATGAATCTAACTCTGTTCCTAGCGTTTGCATTGATGATAGCCCAGGTTTTGAAGCTAAATTGCCCAAGATCACTAAGTCAGTTACTCAAAATTCGAGTTCCCAAGAAATTACACCTGCTGGCAGTGAAAATATCAATTCTATAGGAGACAATTTGGAATTATCTCCTATTGCAGCAGAAAATACTGATGCAAAGGCCATTGTTGATCAGGAGGAACCTGAATCCTTAACTCAAACCAGAAGGCCTAGGGAATGGAAATTTCTGATAAATTATCCTGAAGAATTCATTATAGGTGATCCCTCCAAAGGAATATCTCCTAGATCATCTTTGAAAAAAGCTGAATCCAACAACTTAGCTCTTATATCAAAGATTGAACCTCAAAATATCTAAGAAGCACTTGCTGATCCATCTTGGGTATTAGCCATTAAGGAGGAATTGCAACAGTTTGAGAAGAATCAAGTATAGACCTTAGTGCCTCACTCAAATGGAAAGAAAGTCACTAGGACAAAATGGATTTTCAGAAATAAACTGGGTGAAGATGGAACCATTGTCCGAAACAAAGCAAGATTGGTTGCTCAAGGCTATGATCAAGAAGAAGGGATTGATTTCGATGAATCCTTTGCACCTGTAGCTCGAATGGAAGCCATTAGATTGCTCTTAGCATATGCAGCTCATTACGGTTTCAAGCTATTCCAAATGGACGTAAAATGTACATTCCTCAATGGTATAATAGATAGAGAGGTCTATGTGGATCAACCTCCtgggtttgaaaacaaaatctttcctAACTATGTTTTCAAACTGGCTAAAGCCTTAtatggtttaagacaagctcctagagcttaGTATGTGAGGCTTAGctcatttttattgaaaaataatttcaaagAGGAGCCACTGACAACACTTTGTTTATTAAGAATTACCATGATCATGTTGATGATATCATTTTTGGTTCAGCTGATGAGGCATTGTGTGCAGATTTTGCTAAGCTAATGATAAGTGAATTTGATATGAGTATGATGGGAGAATTAACTTTCTTCCTAGGCTTGCAAATCAAGCAAACTGCAGAAGACATTTTTTTGCATCAAGAAAAATATGCCAAGGAACTTGTCAAAAAATTTAGACTGGAATGTGCCAAGCCGATGGGAACCCCAATGCATCCAAATATCAAGCTTGATAAAGATGAACAAGCTAGAGATATTTATGTGACACGTTACAGAGGGATGATTGGTTCTTTGATGTATCTAACCTCCTCAAGGCCTAATATCATACAAAGTGTTGGAGTGTGCTCAAGGGTCCAATCAAAGCCTAAGGAATCTCATCTCTCAGCTGTCAAGAGGATCATCCGATATGTGCTTGGTACCACTAATTATGATTTTTGGTATCCCAAAACTGATTTCTTTCAATTAGTGAGTTATTGTGATGTAGATTTTGCTGGGGACATAATTGATAAGAGAAGCACAAGtggcatgtgttgcttccttggcaAATCACTCAACGTATGGTCAAGCAAGAAGCAAGCAACAGTGGCACTATCCACTACTGAAGCTGAGTATATTGCAGCCTCTTCTTGTTGCTCTCAATTACTATGGTTGAAAACTCAGTTAGCTAATTATAAACTGAACGGatttaatatttcattattttgtgACAATATGAGTGCTATCAATATTTCAAAGAACTctgttttgcactcaagaacaaagcacattgaagtaatatttcaatttataagagaacatgtgcaaaatgGAAATTTAAAACCAATTGTTTTCCATTTTAATTTggacttattttttaattgtttcaACAATTAACCTTTTCATCTTCTGAAAACTTGGTTCATTTGGTTACAGCAGTGAAACTCAatgttttttcaaaatttttatttttcaactcaATTTCAAGTTGAGACCATTGCACTACTTTAGGTTTATATCAAATCACCACTTCATGAACCATTTTACACTCACTTTTCTCCATTCCTTTATCCAACTCTTCACATTCTAAATCTGACCAGTGTTCTATAAAGATTCTTAAATCTAATTCTTCAAAGATCAAAACTTCaactaaaattgtgaaagaTATGTTTCAAGAGTTTGTGAACTTATCTGATCTTCTTATTAATTTTGGGGATGGAAAAAAAAGACTGACTGAATGGCTGAATCTGCTCTCAAGAACACCAAAGGCCGCATTTGCATCCTCTAAAACTTTGCTGAAGACATTGAAGCTGATTTCATTATCTCTGAAAATGAGGATGATGAAGTCTCGACCAACTCCATCTCTGATGCCTAAATTATTTCATCTTTGATCTAGACACTTTCAACCTTTCTCTAATTTTGTTTAGCAACTTTCTTAGACTAGTTTTATTTTGCTTATGTTGGATAGCTGTAAATAGTTTACTTACTTCATTTTGACTACTACTTATGGCTGCTACTGCTATAACTCTAACACTTTTATGCAtattttcttagtttttttctccttgatgacaaaaggggagaaaagaaaagaaaagagatcTTTGATGTTTAATGCTCATGCTATGCTGTTATCTCTTGAAATAATCTTTGCATGATAAGCATTATGTGTTATTTGTTAATTTACTGCTGCATCTTTTGTATGATGGTACTTGTGTTAAATGATC includes:
- the LOC130934762 gene encoding uncharacterized protein LOC130934762; this translates as MATWEDLENDTSFKDSDQEAQLCLMADHDDEDEVDLSDLSIDELHYIIKDITMNSKKLLDKYVKYKKDNEALRAENNFLLEKVKATEACDENSLKEENSVLRAELNKFKLKHMVTASTDLIAENKKLNEQIKNLNENLAKFVQGSQNVDKLLACQRFCGEKPGLGFKEETNQEEFTSKDPNGFGYLKLVEEHAGLPYIQGEIGHKNSKSCCKCFILNIKENLGKFDPKTHEGIFLGYSTDSKAYRLYNKNSKTVKETMHVTFYESNSVPSVCIDDSPGFEAKLPKITKSVTQNSSSQEITPAGSENINSIGDNLELSPIAAENTDAKAIVDQEEPESLTQTRRPREWKFLINYPEEFIIGDPSKGISPRSSLKKAESNNLALISKIEPQNI